The following coding sequences lie in one Alicyclobacillus curvatus genomic window:
- a CDS encoding RNA polymerase sigma factor, translating into MNSSMSANEGIEELFHLYSSDVYRFARYLAPADVDGKDVVQEVFLRAFRGWNKQDISNPKAWLLQITRNYVFDLLRKKRVESNYNERHKPDLSRVSVPLNTLLELEDAVVHLKLDYRQVFILRCVHDLSVEETAAILGWSEAKVKTSLHRALKELRVALGPERFDSANPNEERGERNEHGGEGKRDVLSTSRSGSDRRR; encoded by the coding sequence ATGAACTCTTCGATGTCGGCCAACGAAGGGATAGAGGAATTATTTCATTTGTATTCCAGTGATGTGTACCGGTTTGCACGATATTTGGCGCCTGCTGACGTGGACGGAAAAGATGTCGTGCAAGAGGTTTTTTTGCGGGCATTTCGTGGCTGGAACAAGCAAGATATCTCTAACCCCAAGGCTTGGCTCTTGCAAATTACGCGCAACTACGTTTTTGACCTGCTCAGAAAGAAACGCGTGGAAAGCAATTACAACGAGAGACACAAACCGGATCTCAGTCGCGTCAGCGTTCCGCTTAATACGTTGCTGGAACTGGAGGATGCGGTTGTACATCTGAAACTGGATTACCGGCAAGTGTTCATTCTCCGCTGTGTCCATGACCTCTCGGTAGAAGAGACTGCCGCGATACTGGGATGGTCGGAAGCCAAAGTGAAGACATCGCTACATCGTGCTCTCAAAGAACTTCGTGTGGCATTGGGGCCGGAACGATTTGATTCAGCAAACCCAAATGAGGAAAGAGGTGAGCGAAATGAACATGGAGGAGAAGGCAAAAGAGATGTTTTATCCACTTCGCGAAGTGGATCTGACCGTCGAAGATAA
- a CDS encoding MFS transporter, translated as MSDKFSIGARLERLPISSYHRYVIWVLAFAFFFELGDINTLSYTAPAIQKAWHLKLSSIGTVTSATFLGMFLGASVIGYVSDRIGRKKSLIFTVLVYSVFSLLNAFATNMSMLFITRLVTGFGLSAMTVVGITYISEVFPARKRGTYQGLIMTIGLCGIPITAYVARFLVPAAPWAWRLVYVWGALGFICALLAIWMKESPRWYENRGRQEEANLLMSAIEDEVSKEKGKLPEPNRDLAALATRRGYGELFSGRYLGRTIVLLILWILQTLGFYGFMAWVPTLLVAHGFSLVHSLAWSSAMSIGAVPGAFIAYLLSDRIDRKWLVAFFGLVISVSGLLYGLTFNTTMIVVFGFLVAMFIQTFAPLLYAYTPELYPTEVRNSGSGLVYGVGRLANVVGPMIVVFFFNTYGYKSVFVYIAATWILLAIVTALFGPKTKGRALEVVSASVPGVQA; from the coding sequence ATGAGCGACAAGTTTTCGATTGGAGCACGACTCGAACGACTGCCGATTTCATCCTATCATCGATATGTAATCTGGGTCCTCGCGTTTGCGTTTTTCTTTGAACTTGGCGATATCAATACGCTGTCGTACACGGCTCCTGCAATTCAGAAAGCATGGCATCTAAAACTGTCTTCGATTGGCACCGTCACGTCTGCTACATTTCTTGGCATGTTCCTTGGTGCGTCCGTCATTGGCTACGTTTCCGACCGCATTGGACGCAAGAAGAGCCTCATTTTCACTGTTCTTGTGTATTCTGTTTTTTCACTGTTGAACGCTTTTGCAACAAACATGTCAATGCTTTTTATTACGCGGCTTGTAACCGGTTTCGGACTTTCTGCCATGACGGTGGTTGGAATTACGTACATTAGCGAGGTCTTTCCAGCGAGAAAGCGCGGTACGTACCAGGGGTTGATCATGACGATTGGACTTTGTGGCATTCCCATCACAGCTTACGTCGCGCGATTTTTGGTTCCGGCGGCACCGTGGGCTTGGAGGCTCGTGTACGTTTGGGGAGCGCTTGGTTTTATCTGTGCCCTTTTGGCCATTTGGATGAAGGAGTCGCCGCGTTGGTACGAGAATCGGGGTCGTCAGGAAGAGGCAAATCTCTTGATGAGTGCGATTGAGGACGAAGTCTCAAAGGAAAAAGGCAAGCTTCCAGAACCGAACAGGGACCTTGCCGCTCTGGCAACTCGGCGGGGCTACGGAGAACTCTTCTCGGGTCGTTACCTCGGCAGGACCATCGTGTTGTTAATTCTCTGGATTTTGCAAACACTCGGATTCTATGGGTTTATGGCCTGGGTGCCGACGCTTCTTGTTGCGCACGGATTTTCTCTCGTTCACTCGCTGGCTTGGTCTTCTGCGATGTCTATCGGTGCAGTCCCCGGGGCATTTATCGCGTACTTGTTATCGGATAGAATTGATAGAAAATGGCTGGTGGCCTTCTTTGGACTCGTCATTTCAGTCAGCGGCTTGCTCTACGGACTTACCTTTAATACGACCATGATTGTCGTGTTTGGATTTCTCGTCGCCATGTTTATTCAGACATTTGCACCGCTCCTTTACGCCTACACCCCAGAGTTATACCCTACGGAAGTCCGAAACTCGGGTTCCGGCCTTGTGTACGGGGTTGGGCGGTTGGCAAACGTCGTCGGTCCTATGATTGTCGTCTTTTTCTTCAACACGTACGGCTATAAGAGCGTATTCGTCTATATTGCAGCCACTTGGATTCTTCTTGCCATCGTCACGGCGCTTTTTGGGCCGAAAACAAAAGGGCGGGCACTCGAAGTGGTGAGTGCATCCGTACCAGGAGTTCAGGCCTAG
- a CDS encoding methyltransferase, which yields MKEKYYDKLLHIKTSENQNFPSGLHYYRYEPTPYIALEQLFESYAVTSSNRLVDFGCGKGRLPFFVHYLCQAAVVGVEMNDSFYQIAQENLQNYRSRNRVNQGQIQFHHCLAEDYRVNAADDRFYFFNPFSVQIFMTVVSNILKSFEKTPRRLDVLLYYPHDDYIYFLENETPFELHADLPVSHLSVHDPYERFSIYRLNV from the coding sequence ATGAAGGAAAAGTACTACGACAAATTACTGCACATCAAAACCAGTGAAAATCAGAATTTCCCAAGTGGTCTGCACTACTATCGCTATGAGCCCACCCCATACATTGCACTCGAACAACTGTTTGAATCTTACGCAGTGACGAGCAGCAATCGCCTCGTAGACTTCGGCTGCGGCAAAGGGCGCTTGCCCTTTTTTGTACATTATCTTTGTCAGGCAGCTGTCGTGGGAGTTGAAATGAACGATTCTTTTTACCAGATTGCACAGGAGAATTTACAAAACTACAGAAGCAGGAACAGAGTCAATCAAGGTCAAATTCAGTTCCATCACTGTCTCGCTGAGGATTACCGAGTCAATGCTGCAGATGACCGATTCTATTTCTTTAACCCATTTTCCGTCCAAATTTTCATGACGGTTGTAAGTAACATCCTAAAATCATTCGAAAAGACGCCGAGGAGATTAGACGTTCTTCTCTATTACCCGCACGATGACTATATTTACTTTCTCGAAAACGAGACTCCATTTGAACTCCATGCAGACCTGCCAGTGAGCCATTTATCCGTTCATGACCCCTATGAGCGATTTTCAATCTATCGGTTGAACGTGTAG
- a CDS encoding beta-N-acetylglucosaminidase domain-containing protein — MTLIRRNIAAVCILTTSLFALSGCGSTTVGSSLTPSSTNSANGYSEPKPIPTSTSKPKPMPSPVASSGVPIRGIIEGFYGPPWTNQERTGMFQFMAQENLNTYVYAPKGDPYQRIDWRAPYPSAKLAQMGSLVAAANQHHVQFVYSISPGMTGLSSNDVNQSITYSSASDRQTLEAKINQLRGIGVHTFMLSFDDIETDLKPTDKAVYGTNYALAQMELANQVLSDERQQDPRFQLWFAPTSYYGLTDGPYWQTLRSTLSANIKVIWTGKWVLNQTISSTQAETITRLLGRKPLIWDNYPVNDYTYNPGKPHQLMLGPLQGRDATLLSHVSGYLSNPMLQPDASKLALATIADYLQNPNGYQPKTAWTNAIRHMPGVTNSALFEQFAAFNTKSILNPSGDAPTRPLISAFWNASSATERTTAQTQLAAEFRMLADLPRNLSPTITDKELLHEIQPWLTKLGEEGSGGLAALNVIDGPTARNKQELSKDIRMVTASPYDIGDSIITFMQKVENQN; from the coding sequence ATGACGTTGATACGCCGAAATATTGCCGCTGTATGTATTTTGACCACGTCACTGTTCGCTTTGAGCGGATGTGGGAGCACGACGGTGGGGTCAAGCTTAACCCCATCGTCGACAAATTCAGCCAACGGCTACTCGGAACCGAAACCAATACCGACATCGACATCGAAACCAAAACCGATGCCTTCACCTGTTGCCTCATCAGGAGTTCCGATTCGCGGAATTATTGAAGGGTTTTATGGACCCCCGTGGACGAACCAGGAACGTACAGGTATGTTTCAGTTTATGGCACAGGAGAACCTCAACACGTATGTATATGCGCCAAAGGGCGACCCTTACCAGCGCATCGATTGGCGAGCTCCTTATCCGTCAGCGAAACTCGCGCAAATGGGAAGTTTGGTAGCTGCAGCAAATCAGCACCATGTTCAGTTTGTCTATTCAATTTCACCGGGAATGACAGGTCTCTCGAGCAATGACGTCAACCAATCGATTACGTACAGCTCAGCGTCGGACAGGCAAACGCTGGAGGCAAAAATCAACCAACTTCGAGGGATAGGCGTTCATACCTTTATGCTCTCATTCGACGATATCGAGACGGACCTGAAACCAACCGATAAAGCGGTGTATGGAACGAACTACGCGCTTGCACAAATGGAGCTGGCGAACCAGGTTTTGTCGGATGAGAGGCAACAGGACCCGCGTTTTCAACTCTGGTTTGCGCCAACATCTTATTACGGGTTGACAGACGGTCCGTATTGGCAAACCTTACGCTCCACACTAAGTGCCAACATAAAGGTCATCTGGACGGGAAAATGGGTCCTGAATCAGACCATTAGCAGTACGCAAGCAGAAACCATTACACGATTGCTTGGTCGCAAACCACTGATATGGGATAATTACCCTGTCAACGATTACACGTACAACCCAGGCAAGCCGCATCAATTGATGTTAGGTCCACTTCAGGGACGAGACGCAACACTGCTCAGTCACGTGTCGGGCTACCTCAGTAATCCCATGTTGCAGCCTGATGCCTCAAAATTAGCCTTAGCCACAATTGCTGACTATCTGCAGAATCCAAATGGCTATCAACCGAAGACGGCTTGGACAAATGCGATTAGACACATGCCCGGTGTCACGAATTCCGCCCTGTTCGAACAATTTGCCGCGTTTAATACGAAGAGCATTTTGAATCCCTCAGGCGACGCGCCGACGAGACCTTTAATATCTGCATTTTGGAATGCTTCATCAGCGACGGAGCGAACGACTGCACAGACGCAACTGGCAGCAGAATTTCGGATGCTTGCCGACCTGCCAAGGAATCTGTCGCCAACCATAACCGACAAAGAACTTCTGCATGAGATTCAGCCATGGTTGACCAAACTTGGAGAAGAAGGGAGCGGCGGGCTTGCTGCACTGAATGTCATCGATGGGCCCACAGCGCGCAACAAGCAGGAACTGTCAAAAGACATTCGGATGGTCACTGCCTCACCTTACGACATTGGCGACAGTATCATTACTTTCATGCAGAAAGTTGAAAATCAAAATTAA
- a CDS encoding GNAT family N-acetyltransferase: MEIKPDDVTSHEVIELILQHLQEMELHSPPESVHALPVDALRQPGITFWSAWEDNELVGCGALKELDIHHGEIKSMRTASRHQRKGVAKKVLLHVVDEAKRRGYRRLSLETGSMAAFEPARRLYESFGFEYCGPFSDYIEDPNSVFMTKAL, encoded by the coding sequence ATGGAGATTAAACCAGATGACGTCACTTCACATGAGGTGATTGAACTCATCTTGCAACACCTACAGGAAATGGAACTGCATTCACCACCGGAAAGTGTCCATGCACTTCCTGTGGACGCGCTTCGCCAACCGGGCATCACGTTCTGGAGCGCTTGGGAGGACAATGAACTGGTTGGATGTGGCGCGCTAAAAGAGCTAGACATCCATCACGGGGAGATTAAGTCGATGCGTACGGCTTCGAGGCACCAGAGAAAAGGTGTAGCAAAGAAGGTCCTCCTGCACGTCGTCGATGAGGCGAAGCGTCGCGGCTACCGGCGGTTGAGTTTGGAAACCGGATCGATGGCAGCGTTCGAACCAGCACGGCGTTTGTATGAGAGTTTCGGATTCGAGTACTGTGGTCCATTTTCCGACTATATCGAAGACCCAAATAGTGTGTTTATGACAAAGGCGCTGTGA
- the tcuA gene encoding FAD-dependent tricarballylate dehydrogenase TcuA, translated as MALTTVQQEYDVIVIGGGNAALSAALTARDVGARVLVVERAPKFYRGGNSRHTRDFRIMHEGPNDFMMSSYSENEFVEDLRRVADGEINHGLARFIVCKSAELPEWLTSQGIRWQSPLAGTLHLARTNMFMLGGGRAMMNAYYQTAKEKGIEVWYDALVEDLLIDGEDFEGVQIRCGDERVLVRARAGVLAAGGFEANIDWLKRYWGPAADNFIIRGTPYNQGNIIETMLRYGADPVGEPDAFHAVAVDGRAPRFDGGIVTRLDSVPFGIVVNNEGFRFYDEGEDFWPKRYAIWGGLIARQPAQIAYSIIDSKAMGRFMPSLFPPIVADTLGELADKLGLNPAQVKETVERFNRSVRMGHFKPGELDDCNTEGLTPPKSHWAIPIDTAPFYAYPLRTGITFTYLGLRVSELAKVQMKNKREFSNLFAAGEMTAGNVLGRGYLAGFGLTLGAVLGRIAGEEAANVSR; from the coding sequence ATGGCTCTAACAACAGTGCAGCAGGAATACGACGTAATCGTCATCGGTGGCGGGAACGCAGCGCTGTCTGCCGCCTTGACAGCCCGAGATGTCGGAGCAAGAGTGCTTGTCGTCGAACGGGCCCCAAAATTTTATCGCGGCGGCAACAGCCGCCATACAAGGGACTTTCGTATCATGCATGAAGGCCCAAATGACTTCATGATGAGCAGCTATTCTGAAAACGAATTTGTCGAGGACCTGCGTCGGGTGGCGGATGGAGAAATCAATCACGGTCTCGCACGGTTCATTGTGTGCAAGTCTGCAGAACTACCCGAGTGGCTGACTAGCCAGGGGATACGCTGGCAATCACCACTCGCTGGAACACTCCATCTCGCTCGAACAAACATGTTTATGCTTGGCGGTGGTCGAGCGATGATGAATGCTTATTATCAGACGGCTAAGGAAAAGGGTATCGAGGTCTGGTACGACGCGCTCGTCGAGGACTTGTTGATTGATGGTGAAGACTTTGAGGGCGTTCAAATCCGGTGCGGCGACGAGCGTGTTCTGGTCCGCGCTCGCGCTGGTGTTCTGGCCGCGGGAGGATTTGAGGCAAATATCGACTGGTTAAAAAGGTATTGGGGTCCGGCAGCTGACAATTTTATCATTCGCGGGACTCCGTACAATCAAGGCAACATCATTGAAACGATGTTGCGGTACGGTGCGGATCCGGTTGGGGAACCAGATGCATTTCACGCCGTGGCCGTCGACGGGCGCGCCCCGCGTTTTGACGGTGGCATCGTCACGCGTTTGGATAGCGTTCCCTTCGGCATTGTCGTCAACAACGAGGGTTTCAGGTTCTATGACGAGGGGGAGGACTTCTGGCCGAAACGTTATGCCATCTGGGGTGGCCTGATTGCGAGGCAACCCGCGCAGATTGCATATTCAATCATTGACAGCAAGGCCATGGGCAGGTTCATGCCGTCGCTGTTCCCTCCGATTGTCGCGGATACTCTCGGTGAGCTTGCCGACAAGCTCGGGTTAAATCCTGCTCAGGTGAAAGAAACAGTGGAACGTTTCAATCGCTCGGTGCGCATGGGGCACTTTAAACCAGGAGAGCTTGACGACTGCAACACGGAAGGACTTACACCGCCGAAGAGTCACTGGGCGATTCCGATTGACACAGCCCCATTTTATGCGTATCCGCTCCGGACTGGGATTACCTTCACGTACCTGGGTTTACGCGTCAGCGAGCTTGCCAAGGTTCAAATGAAAAATAAACGAGAGTTTTCCAATCTGTTTGCAGCGGGCGAAATGACTGCGGGAAATGTTCTGGGTCGTGGGTATTTGGCGGGATTTGGCCTGACTCTGGGCGCAGTGCTGGGACGAATTGCAGGGGAGGAAGCGGCGAATGTCTCTCGATGA
- a CDS encoding PrpF protein, translated as MDWTSLPCSIYRGGTSKALLLRQQDLPKDPKTRDQMILYLFGSPDAKQVNGLGGATPTTSKLGIVKVSSRPDADIDYTFGQVSIDTAFVDYRPNCGNVSSAIGPFAVEQGMVPAHEDGWISVRIYNTNTDSLIVSRFLVNHGHFVPDGETTIPGVPGTGSPIYLDFFDAGGSVTGKLFPTGRRADDITLPDGRTFHVTVIDVGNLTILMDSDELSLEGTEISEQQLKHALPTMEQVRQQIGRMLGVFRQGEVVTPTTHALPKIAAVQSARDYQSSDGRTIPAKDCDITARVLTMGRLHPTYAVTGAMALTVSAKFSGTIGFEKASLNSRKSHRLRIGHPAGVLEMQAEVTDCPDPRVSRVTLIRTARPLITGNASVPVFRGVVS; from the coding sequence ATGGACTGGACGAGTTTACCGTGTTCGATTTACCGTGGAGGTACAAGCAAAGCCCTACTCCTTCGTCAACAAGACCTGCCGAAAGACCCGAAGACTCGCGACCAAATGATTCTCTACTTGTTCGGCAGTCCGGATGCCAAACAAGTCAATGGACTGGGAGGGGCGACGCCAACCACCAGCAAATTAGGGATTGTTAAGGTTTCTTCGAGGCCAGATGCGGACATTGATTACACATTCGGCCAAGTGAGTATCGATACAGCATTTGTCGATTACCGACCGAACTGCGGAAATGTTTCGTCGGCAATTGGACCCTTTGCGGTTGAACAAGGCATGGTGCCGGCACATGAAGATGGGTGGATAAGCGTTCGCATATATAACACCAATACCGACTCCTTGATTGTTTCGCGATTCCTCGTGAACCATGGACATTTTGTCCCGGACGGAGAGACAACTATCCCTGGTGTACCTGGTACCGGTTCTCCCATCTACTTGGATTTTTTTGATGCAGGCGGGAGTGTCACAGGAAAATTGTTTCCGACCGGGCGTAGAGCGGATGACATCACGCTCCCCGATGGGCGGACGTTTCATGTGACGGTCATCGATGTTGGGAACTTGACGATTCTCATGGACAGTGACGAGTTGTCCTTGGAAGGAACGGAAATCTCTGAACAGCAGTTGAAACACGCGCTGCCGACCATGGAACAAGTTCGCCAGCAGATCGGAAGAATGCTCGGTGTTTTTCGCCAGGGGGAAGTGGTCACTCCGACGACCCATGCGTTGCCGAAAATCGCTGCTGTGCAGTCTGCGAGAGACTACCAATCCTCGGATGGACGGACGATTCCAGCTAAGGACTGCGACATTACGGCCCGTGTGCTGACGATGGGCAGGCTGCATCCGACGTATGCGGTCACTGGCGCCATGGCGCTAACCGTGTCAGCGAAATTTAGCGGGACTATAGGCTTTGAAAAAGCGTCACTGAATTCACGAAAGTCACATCGGTTGAGGATTGGTCATCCGGCTGGAGTCCTCGAAATGCAAGCCGAGGTGACCGATTGCCCTGACCCCAGAGTCTCACGGGTGACGCTGATTCGGACCGCCCGACCGTTGATTACCGGGAACGCATCAGTGCCGGTATTTAGGGGGGTGGTCTCCTAG
- the lgt gene encoding prolipoprotein diacylglyceryl transferase, whose translation MYSYWFWIGKFPVRTYSTIFALAFLLGLGVTLYFSRVYGDKGDTDHWWNLAPICLVFGIVGARFWQVFFFDWSFYAKNPGQIIAVWNGGLSIQGGLVGAILAAMFYLWRHKKSVLHFADQSVPGVILGMSIGRDADFMNASAYGRPTGHPWGVVFPPGTLAHDQYGTQPLWPAVIWEAQVDVILFAILLILFQRKKGWPKGFASSYYVITYSVARFFLEILRGDSPRFALGWDAAQYTAVVTFVLGIVLLIWVFWKNRNDRMYFTHPKTAVAIESEQS comes from the coding sequence ATCTACTCCTATTGGTTTTGGATTGGGAAATTTCCGGTACGTACGTATAGCACGATTTTTGCGCTAGCTTTCCTGCTCGGACTTGGTGTAACCTTATATTTTTCCCGAGTTTACGGCGACAAGGGAGACACGGATCACTGGTGGAACCTTGCCCCCATCTGTCTGGTCTTTGGCATCGTCGGGGCACGTTTTTGGCAGGTGTTTTTCTTTGATTGGTCGTTCTATGCAAAGAACCCAGGGCAAATCATTGCTGTTTGGAACGGTGGATTATCCATCCAGGGCGGATTAGTAGGGGCCATTCTGGCTGCGATGTTTTACCTTTGGCGGCATAAGAAGAGTGTCTTGCATTTTGCCGACCAGTCAGTTCCAGGTGTGATTTTGGGCATGAGCATTGGTCGCGACGCAGACTTCATGAACGCTAGTGCTTACGGCCGACCGACAGGTCACCCTTGGGGCGTGGTCTTTCCGCCAGGGACCTTGGCACACGACCAGTACGGGACGCAACCTTTGTGGCCTGCTGTCATTTGGGAGGCACAGGTCGATGTCATCCTATTCGCCATTCTGCTCATTTTGTTCCAGAGAAAGAAAGGCTGGCCAAAAGGTTTCGCATCGTCTTATTACGTCATTACATACAGTGTCGCAAGGTTCTTCCTTGAGATATTGCGCGGAGACTCACCGCGTTTTGCGCTTGGCTGGGACGCAGCTCAATATACAGCCGTAGTGACGTTCGTTCTAGGTATCGTTCTGCTGATATGGGTCTTTTGGAAAAATCGCAACGACAGAATGTACTTCACGCACCCCAAGACAGCCGTTGCAATTGAGAGTGAGCAATCGTAA
- the nadE gene encoding ammonia-dependent NAD(+) synthetase — translation MQRQIIRDLSVKPQIVPDEELRFRIDFLKGYLRHTTMNGFVLGISGGQDSSLAGRLCQLAVEELRQETGDDYVFIALRLPYGEQKDEEDAQRALKFIQPDKTFTVNIKPAVDAAVESFRFATGIEMSDFNKGNQKAQERMSVHYRFAHAFRVLVVGTDHAAEALPGFFTKYGDGGVDVTPLSGLTKEQGRALLKQLGAPELIYMKPPTADLLDENPGQLDEDELGTSYQMMDAFLTGQSIPDEVASRIISRYHATEHKRQLPVTPFDTWWK, via the coding sequence ATGCAGCGACAAATCATTCGTGACTTGAGTGTGAAACCGCAGATTGTGCCTGACGAAGAGCTCCGTTTCCGAATTGACTTTTTAAAAGGGTATCTGCGCCATACGACCATGAACGGGTTTGTTCTTGGGATATCCGGGGGTCAAGACTCAAGTTTAGCTGGGCGACTGTGCCAGCTTGCGGTCGAAGAATTGCGACAGGAGACTGGCGATGACTACGTCTTTATTGCACTGCGACTGCCATATGGAGAACAAAAAGATGAAGAGGACGCACAACGCGCTCTGAAGTTCATCCAGCCAGACAAGACATTTACAGTTAATATTAAGCCTGCCGTTGACGCCGCTGTCGAATCATTTCGGTTCGCAACAGGGATAGAAATGTCCGACTTTAACAAAGGAAATCAAAAGGCACAAGAACGTATGAGTGTCCATTATCGATTTGCCCATGCATTTCGCGTCTTAGTCGTGGGGACGGACCACGCGGCTGAAGCCCTACCCGGATTTTTCACAAAGTACGGAGATGGAGGCGTGGATGTAACGCCTTTGTCGGGATTGACGAAGGAGCAGGGGAGAGCTTTGCTCAAACAGCTTGGCGCTCCAGAGCTCATTTACATGAAACCGCCGACCGCCGACCTGTTGGACGAAAATCCGGGACAACTGGATGAAGACGAGCTCGGCACCTCGTATCAGATGATGGACGCATTCCTTACCGGACAGTCCATTCCAGATGAGGTTGCAAGTCGCATCATTAGTCGCTATCATGCGACCGAACACAAACGCCAGTTACCCGTGACCCCCTTTGATACGTGGTGGAAGTGA
- the tcuB gene encoding tricarballylate utilization 4Fe-4S protein TcuB, producing the protein MSLDELVVDGKRQMQVCNACRYCEGYCAVWRVIEWRHELSDKDMAYLANLCHDCRECLFACPFTAPHEFGVNPPKLFSGLREEVYRKYAWPAGLAKVLANSKSRFWLVSVTSFVLLLVSVFLMNRAPGLLNSHQGPGAFYRLLPEMFLEILFGTLGLWFTTGWLIGAVRYWNDIKASTPTSVLPRDVLRATSYALKLRFLGKESTEEEFSLRRKWFHHAVFYGFLLDFASTTLAAIYAHVLHVQAPYPVQNPVVILGVLGGVGILIGAAGLLYTKSRTASANVDERAKGSGRAFSVSLLMVAATGMLVLLLRDTRAMAIILAVHLSTVASLFFTAPYSKFVHTVYRYLALVRYAQEEREAGEAAANPVGVGKTLKHKFVNRG; encoded by the coding sequence ATGTCTCTCGATGAACTCGTAGTGGACGGGAAACGGCAAATGCAGGTATGTAATGCCTGTCGTTACTGTGAAGGGTATTGTGCCGTGTGGCGAGTGATTGAATGGCGGCATGAATTGAGCGACAAAGACATGGCCTACCTTGCAAATCTGTGTCACGACTGCAGGGAGTGCTTGTTTGCTTGTCCGTTTACAGCACCACATGAGTTTGGTGTCAATCCACCAAAGCTGTTTAGCGGTCTGCGCGAAGAGGTTTATCGGAAGTACGCATGGCCAGCTGGACTTGCCAAGGTACTCGCGAATTCCAAAAGTCGTTTCTGGCTCGTTAGCGTTACGTCATTTGTCCTGTTACTTGTCAGTGTATTTTTGATGAACAGGGCACCGGGACTGTTGAATTCCCATCAAGGGCCCGGCGCTTTCTACAGGTTGCTTCCGGAGATGTTTCTTGAAATTTTGTTTGGAACACTTGGCCTCTGGTTCACCACGGGATGGTTGATTGGAGCGGTAAGGTATTGGAACGACATCAAAGCGTCGACGCCTACAAGCGTGTTACCTAGAGACGTACTTCGAGCGACATCCTACGCCCTAAAGTTGCGGTTCCTTGGTAAGGAAAGTACGGAGGAGGAATTTTCTCTCCGTCGAAAATGGTTTCACCATGCGGTGTTTTATGGTTTTTTGCTCGACTTTGCGTCAACGACGCTTGCAGCCATCTACGCTCACGTGCTACACGTGCAAGCCCCGTACCCGGTACAGAACCCGGTGGTGATTCTCGGTGTCCTTGGCGGCGTAGGAATTCTAATTGGGGCCGCCGGGCTCCTGTACACCAAGTCAAGAACCGCTAGTGCCAATGTGGATGAAAGGGCCAAGGGCTCGGGAAGAGCCTTTTCAGTTTCGTTGCTGATGGTGGCTGCAACTGGCATGTTGGTGCTTCTGCTCCGCGATACAAGAGCCATGGCCATTATTCTGGCGGTACACCTGAGCACGGTTGCGTCATTGTTCTTTACGGCTCCATATTCAAAGTTTGTACACACTGTCTATCGCTATTTGGCACTGGTTCGCTATGCGCAGGAAGAGCGTGAGGCAGGAGAAGCCGCGGCAAACCCAGTTGGAGTGGGTAAGACGCTTAAACACAAATTTGTGAATAGAGGTTGA
- a CDS encoding 2'-5' RNA ligase family protein, giving the protein MLRAVHLFPVFPNAHAIELLRAKYDPLVNYIAPHVTLVFPFESVIATEDLRVHLKQSTVGLKPFRLVMTGVTGADGEYLFLNVKVGNDHIVQLHDKLYGGILRHHLNRSLTYTPHLTVGRMNDKDAFDLALAETEGWNEVFETTVDEFVVENIDEHGNSLVEFKVSLLR; this is encoded by the coding sequence ATGCTGCGGGCGGTTCATCTGTTCCCAGTGTTCCCAAACGCACACGCCATTGAGCTGCTGCGAGCCAAGTATGATCCACTGGTGAACTACATAGCACCACATGTAACTTTGGTCTTCCCGTTTGAAAGCGTGATTGCTACTGAAGACCTTCGAGTACATCTAAAACAATCGACCGTCGGATTGAAACCGTTTCGACTGGTGATGACAGGCGTCACAGGTGCAGATGGAGAATACCTGTTCTTGAACGTGAAAGTTGGCAATGACCACATTGTTCAGTTGCATGACAAGCTGTATGGGGGGATCCTGAGGCACCACCTGAATCGTTCGCTCACCTACACGCCTCATTTAACGGTCGGCCGAATGAATGACAAAGATGCGTTTGACCTCGCCTTGGCAGAAACCGAGGGGTGGAATGAAGTGTTTGAGACAACGGTTGATGAGTTTGTTGTTGAAAATATTGATGAACACGGTAACTCCTTGGTTGAATTCAAAGTTTCGTTGCTTCGGTAA